One stretch of Bacteroidota bacterium DNA includes these proteins:
- a CDS encoding electron transfer flavoprotein subunit beta/FixA family protein, with amino-acid sequence MKILVFVNHVPDTETKVKVGADGKLIDQNGVNFMLSPYDEFGVEEGLKTKQQFGGEVVVVSLGGETNKETLRKSLAMGCDKAVLLKDASIRDSYSVARSLADYAKEYSPDIIFCGKQSIDYDNSQVGGLVAEMLDIPSISVVVKLEIKDGNVIAEREIEGGHEIVHAKLPVLISAQKGLNEPRYPSLKGIMDAKRKPIEEKIPNAVASHVEVGIMSKPPAKAQGKIVGSDASAAAELVRLLREEAKVI; translated from the coding sequence ATGAAGATATTAGTTTTTGTGAACCATGTTCCGGATACTGAAACAAAAGTGAAAGTTGGTGCTGATGGTAAGCTGATCGATCAGAACGGTGTCAATTTTATGCTTAGTCCATACGACGAATTTGGAGTTGAAGAAGGACTCAAAACAAAACAACAGTTTGGCGGCGAAGTTGTAGTAGTTTCTCTTGGCGGTGAAACCAATAAGGAAACATTACGCAAGTCGCTTGCAATGGGATGTGATAAAGCAGTGCTGTTAAAAGATGCTTCTATCCGTGATTCGTATTCGGTTGCTCGATCGTTGGCAGATTATGCAAAAGAATATAGTCCCGATATTATTTTCTGTGGTAAACAATCGATCGATTATGACAATTCACAGGTCGGCGGACTGGTAGCGGAAATGCTGGATATCCCTTCGATTTCAGTGGTGGTAAAATTAGAAATAAAGGATGGCAATGTTATAGCCGAGCGTGAGATAGAGGGGGGACATGAAATTGTTCACGCAAAACTCCCGGTGCTCATTAGCGCTCAAAAAGGATTAAACGAACCTCGATATCCTTCGTTGAAAGGTATCATGGACGCGAAACGTAAACCCATTGAAGAAAAAATTCCTAATGCTGTCGCATCCCACGTAGAAGTTGGTATCATGAGCAAACCTCCTGCAAAAGCTCAAGGGAAAATTGTCGGCTCGGATGCCTCCGCTGCAGCAGAACTAGTTCGCTTGTTACGTGAAGAAGCAAAAGTAATTTAA
- the hisC gene encoding histidinol-phosphate transaminase, producing the protein MKHIKPSIQKLEAYSVKSKPLSSDLIKLNQNENPFDLPEEIKRELVEEFIRQPWNRYPDVFPTELIASLATYLNMPMESIIAANGSNELMYTVLMAIVSKGTKVLIPTPTFFLYEKIVNVLEGQLISVPAKSNLSFHVDRIIETAKEEKPSLIILNSPNSPTGQMMSIEEVERIISETDAIVLVDEAYIEFADLPTVLPLLQRYDRLIILRTFSKAFSLAGLRIGYLLAQPALCLELLKPKIPFTVNNFSSSVAIKLMKNSELILERIHYVKHQKDFLYRELSIIDELNVFSSQTNFLIFTVKKNAQILFDNLFSENVLIRDVSSYPQLENTLRVNAGTENENKTFVAALKKYV; encoded by the coding sequence TTGAAACATATAAAACCATCTATCCAAAAGCTCGAAGCGTACTCCGTTAAAAGCAAACCATTGTCGTCTGACCTGATTAAACTGAATCAAAACGAGAATCCATTTGATTTGCCCGAAGAGATCAAACGGGAACTTGTGGAAGAATTTATCCGACAGCCTTGGAATCGTTATCCCGATGTGTTCCCAACGGAATTGATTGCATCGTTGGCAACGTATCTCAATATGCCAATGGAAAGTATCATTGCGGCAAATGGATCAAATGAATTGATGTATACCGTTCTCATGGCAATTGTATCAAAGGGGACAAAAGTATTAATTCCAACGCCGACATTTTTTCTCTATGAAAAAATCGTTAATGTTTTAGAAGGGCAGTTGATTAGTGTTCCTGCAAAGAGTAATTTATCATTTCATGTTGACCGTATAATTGAAACAGCAAAGGAGGAAAAACCTTCTCTCATCATTTTGAACTCTCCGAATAGTCCGACCGGACAAATGATGTCAATCGAAGAAGTAGAACGGATTATTTCCGAGACGGATGCGATTGTTCTCGTCGATGAAGCATACATTGAATTTGCGGATTTACCCACGGTGTTACCGTTGTTGCAACGTTACGATCGACTTATCATTCTCCGTACATTTTCTAAAGCATTTTCCCTGGCTGGGTTGCGCATCGGATATTTACTGGCTCAACCCGCATTATGTTTAGAGTTATTAAAACCGAAAATCCCATTTACGGTGAATAATTTTTCTTCATCTGTGGCAATCAAATTAATGAAGAATAGTGAATTGATTTTAGAACGAATTCACTATGTGAAACACCAGAAAGATTTTTTGTATCGGGAACTGAGCATTATCGACGAACTTAATGTCTTTTCTTCGCAGACAAATTTTCTTATCTTTACAGTCAAGAAGAATGCTCAAATATTGTTTGATAATTTATTTTCTGAAAATGTATTGATTCGCGATGTGAGTTCGTATCCTCAATTGGAGAATACATTGCGGGTAAACGCCGGAACGGAGAATGAAAACAAAACATTTGTGGCCGCGCTAAAAAAATATGTATGA
- the hisD gene encoding histidinol dehydrogenase, which translates to MLRIIDLRNKKANAFQSVGGPSGDSSIEKTVIEILRRVRKEGDKALRNYTKKFDGIEIDSISVSAKEIAAAEKHADKKFVRILKEAAANIRKFHSAQVRKPFLLKVQQNSQLRQIFRPIEKVGVYVPGGKAVYPSTVLMNVIPAQVAGAKEIHLVSPPDKQGNIHRDVLLAASLLGVRNVYRVGGAQAVAALAFGTDTIPTVDKIVGPGNIFVATAKKLVFGTVGIDSFAGPSEVVILADNSANPTFIATDLLAQSEHDERAVPILVTPSHSLAEKVNREVKRLLEKLPRKNILEISLRNQGKIYLVASLKQGIAVTNELAPEHLEIITTNDEKVLKQIKHAGSIFLGNYSPVAIGDYFAGPNHVLPTERTARFSSPLSVDDFIKKSSVIRYSQKRMSTVSEDAACFAEHEGLTAHALSLRVRKNFKR; encoded by the coding sequence ATGTTAAGAATAATCGATCTTCGAAATAAGAAAGCCAATGCTTTTCAATCTGTTGGGGGACCGTCAGGGGATTCGTCAATAGAAAAAACAGTTATTGAAATTCTCCGCCGAGTCCGCAAAGAGGGGGATAAAGCGTTACGAAATTATACAAAAAAGTTTGATGGCATCGAAATAGATTCCATTTCCGTATCCGCAAAAGAAATTGCTGCCGCAGAGAAACATGCCGATAAGAAGTTCGTGAGAATTTTGAAAGAAGCAGCCGCAAACATCAGAAAATTTCATTCAGCGCAGGTTCGCAAACCATTTTTATTGAAAGTTCAACAAAACTCTCAGCTTCGTCAAATATTCCGTCCGATCGAAAAAGTAGGAGTCTATGTCCCTGGCGGAAAAGCAGTGTATCCCTCCACGGTATTGATGAATGTTATTCCTGCCCAGGTAGCGGGAGCAAAAGAAATTCATCTGGTATCACCGCCGGATAAGCAGGGGAATATTCATAGAGATGTGTTACTTGCTGCGTCATTACTTGGAGTACGAAATGTTTATCGAGTTGGCGGTGCTCAAGCGGTAGCTGCACTTGCGTTCGGTACGGATACAATTCCTACCGTAGACAAAATCGTCGGCCCGGGAAACATTTTTGTCGCGACAGCGAAAAAATTAGTCTTTGGAACAGTCGGCATCGATAGTTTTGCCGGTCCTAGTGAAGTGGTCATTCTTGCGGATAATTCCGCCAATCCAACGTTTATTGCAACCGATCTTCTCGCACAATCCGAGCATGACGAGCGGGCAGTTCCAATTCTTGTCACCCCAAGCCATTCACTGGCTGAGAAAGTGAACAGGGAAGTGAAACGTTTACTAGAGAAACTTCCAAGAAAAAATATTCTTGAGATCTCGCTGCGGAATCAGGGAAAAATCTATCTGGTCGCTTCATTGAAACAAGGAATCGCTGTGACAAATGAACTCGCACCTGAGCATTTGGAAATTATCACGACCAATGATGAAAAGGTGCTGAAGCAAATTAAACATGCCGGATCCATCTTCTTAGGGAATTATTCGCCGGTGGCAATCGGTGATTATTTTGCCGGGCCGAATCACGTTTTACCGACAGAAAGGACAGCAAGGTTTTCTTCTCCTCTTTCCGTCGATGACTTCATAAAGAAATCCAGTGTGATACGATATTCGCAAAAACGAATGAGTACAGTTTCTGAAGATGCAGCTTGTTTTGCCGAACACGAAGGATTAACGGCTCATGCGCTTTCGTTGAGAGTAAGGAAAAACTTTAAACGATGA
- a CDS encoding glutathione peroxidase, with product MDAPIYGFTMKTLEGKERSLADFKGKVVMIVNTASFCGYTPQYKDLEAVFKQYKDKGFVVIGFPANNFGKQEPGKDEDIATFCERNYGVSFPMFSKISVKGDDIHPLYKYLTTETQFKEEIAWNFTKFLVDKNGNVVSKFASKVKPTEKEVITKIDELLTQK from the coding sequence ATGGACGCCCCAATTTATGGTTTTACAATGAAAACGCTTGAAGGAAAAGAAAGATCTCTTGCTGATTTTAAGGGAAAAGTGGTAATGATAGTCAATACCGCATCGTTTTGCGGTTATACACCTCAATACAAAGATCTTGAAGCAGTGTTTAAACAATACAAAGACAAAGGATTTGTCGTCATTGGCTTTCCTGCTAACAATTTTGGAAAACAGGAACCGGGAAAAGATGAGGATATTGCCACTTTCTGCGAAAGAAATTATGGTGTGTCATTCCCCATGTTCAGTAAAATCAGCGTCAAAGGAGATGATATTCATCCGCTCTATAAGTATCTGACAACGGAAACACAATTTAAGGAAGAAATTGCCTGGAACTTTACAAAGTTTCTGGTTGATAAAAACGGGAATGTTGTTTCAAAGTTTGCATCGAAAGTAAAGCCGACCGAAAAAGAGGTTATTACTAAAATCGATGAATTGCTGACACAGAAATAA
- the ahcY gene encoding adenosylhomocysteinase, whose protein sequence is MSAVMDEAVAKKITKPSLPYKVKDMSLATWGRKEIKLAETEMPGLMAIREEFKGKNPLKGARIAGCLHMTIQTAVLIETLIDLGAEVSWSSCNIFSTQDHAAAAIAAAGIPVYAWKEMSAEEFDWCIEQTLFAFKDGKPLNLILDDGGDLTNMVFDKYPELAAGIKGLSEETTTGVHRLYDRMKNGTLLMPAINVNDSVTKSKFDNKYGCRESLVDAIRRATDLMLAGKVAVVAGFGDVGKGSADSLRDAKVRVIVTEIDPICALQAAMEGYEVKRMDDAVKEADIIVTTTGNKNIITAKHFKAMKHNAIVCNIGHFDIEIDMAWLNENYGKSKDTIKPQVDKYTIDGKDIIVLAEGRLVNLGCAMGHPSFVMSNSFSNQVLAQLELWNNSNKYEKKVYTLPKYLDEKVARLHLKKIGVELDVLSEDQAQYIGVAVEGPYKPDYYRY, encoded by the coding sequence ATGAGTGCAGTAATGGATGAAGCAGTGGCAAAAAAGATCACCAAGCCATCGCTTCCGTATAAAGTAAAGGATATGTCTCTAGCAACATGGGGACGAAAAGAAATTAAATTGGCAGAAACAGAAATGCCCGGCTTGATGGCGATTCGTGAAGAGTTTAAAGGAAAAAATCCTTTGAAAGGCGCACGTATCGCGGGCTGTCTTCACATGACGATTCAAACCGCAGTGTTGATTGAAACATTAATCGATCTCGGTGCGGAAGTTTCTTGGTCATCTTGCAATATTTTTTCAACACAAGATCACGCCGCTGCCGCTATTGCTGCAGCCGGAATTCCTGTCTACGCATGGAAAGAAATGTCCGCTGAAGAATTTGATTGGTGTATTGAACAGACATTGTTTGCATTTAAAGACGGCAAACCGTTGAATTTAATTCTTGATGATGGCGGTGATTTGACCAACATGGTATTTGATAAATACCCCGAGCTTGCTGCTGGTATAAAAGGACTTTCTGAAGAGACAACAACCGGTGTTCATCGTTTATATGATAGAATGAAAAACGGAACATTATTGATGCCTGCGATTAATGTGAATGACTCGGTTACAAAATCGAAATTCGACAACAAATATGGCTGCCGCGAATCACTGGTTGATGCAATTCGCCGCGCAACAGATTTGATGCTTGCCGGTAAAGTTGCTGTTGTTGCAGGTTTTGGAGACGTAGGCAAAGGATCCGCTGATTCATTGCGCGATGCAAAAGTTCGTGTCATTGTAACGGAGATTGACCCGATCTGCGCTCTTCAAGCAGCGATGGAAGGTTATGAAGTGAAGCGGATGGATGATGCAGTGAAGGAAGCCGACATTATCGTCACAACTACTGGAAACAAAAATATCATCACCGCAAAGCATTTCAAAGCAATGAAGCATAATGCGATCGTCTGCAATATCGGCCATTTTGATATTGAGATTGATATGGCATGGCTAAATGAAAACTACGGAAAATCAAAAGATACCATTAAACCGCAGGTTGATAAATATACGATTGATGGGAAGGACATTATTGTTCTTGCTGAAGGCCGTTTGGTAAATCTGGGCTGCGCAATGGGGCATCCCTCGTTTGTGATGTCGAACTCTTTCAGCAATCAAGTGCTTGCCCAGCTTGAATTGTGGAATAATTCAAATAAGTACGAGAAGAAGGTCTATACACTCCCGAAATATTTAGATGAAAAAGTTGCTCGATTGCATTTAAAGAAGATCGGTGTTGAACTTGACGTACTTTCGGAAGATCAGGCTCAATACATCGGTGTTGCGGTTGAAGGACCTTATAAACCGGATTATTATCGCTATTAA
- the metK gene encoding methionine adenosyltransferase, with product MRYLFTSESVSEGHPDKVADQISDAILDALLAQDKYSRVACETMVTTGQVIVAGEVTTNAYIDIHEVVRGTIKEIGYTKAEYKFDAESCGILNAIHSQSADIAMGVNTGGAGDQGMMFGYANNETPELMPAAIMYAHQLVKKLADIRKKNSKLMPYLRPDAKSQVTIEYDGRKPIRVDAVVISTQHDPTVSQKKIKDDVINNVIKKVIPARFLDKKTKYYVNPTGNFVIGGPHGDSGLTGRKIIVDTYGGRAPHGGGAFSGKDPSKVDRSAAYATRHLAKNVVAAGLAEECQIQVAYAIGVAEPVSIYVQTFGTGVMPDSEISKILVKNVDMTPRGIIKRLNLLRPVYKKSAAYGHFGRNEFSWEQLDLVSTLKKAAK from the coding sequence ATGCGTTATCTTTTTACATCAGAGTCGGTTTCCGAAGGACATCCCGATAAAGTTGCGGATCAAATTTCCGATGCAATTCTTGATGCTTTGCTTGCTCAGGATAAATATTCACGCGTTGCGTGCGAAACAATGGTTACCACTGGACAAGTGATTGTTGCCGGTGAAGTGACGACGAATGCCTATATTGATATTCATGAAGTTGTTCGTGGAACAATTAAAGAAATAGGATATACAAAAGCAGAATACAAATTCGATGCTGAATCATGCGGTATTCTCAACGCTATTCATTCGCAATCTGCTGATATTGCTATGGGTGTAAACACTGGCGGCGCAGGCGATCAGGGAATGATGTTTGGTTATGCTAACAACGAAACGCCTGAATTGATGCCTGCAGCAATCATGTATGCTCACCAACTCGTAAAAAAACTCGCAGACATTCGCAAAAAGAATTCGAAGTTAATGCCGTATCTTCGTCCCGATGCAAAATCTCAAGTAACAATTGAGTATGATGGACGCAAGCCGATCCGAGTGGATGCCGTTGTTATCTCCACACAACATGACCCGACTGTTTCGCAAAAGAAGATTAAAGATGATGTGATTAATAATGTTATTAAGAAAGTGATTCCTGCGCGCTTTCTTGATAAAAAGACAAAATATTATGTGAATCCGACCGGTAATTTTGTTATCGGCGGACCGCATGGAGACAGCGGATTAACTGGTCGTAAGATTATTGTTGATACCTACGGCGGACGCGCACCCCACGGAGGCGGAGCATTTTCAGGAAAAGATCCGTCCAAAGTTGACCGAAGCGCTGCGTACGCAACACGCCATCTTGCAAAGAACGTTGTTGCAGCAGGACTTGCCGAAGAATGTCAGATTCAGGTTGCTTATGCAATCGGTGTGGCAGAACCGGTTTCAATTTATGTCCAAACATTCGGAACAGGCGTTATGCCGGATTCTGAAATATCAAAGATCCTAGTAAAGAATGTTGATATGACACCACGTGGTATCATCAAACGTTTGAACTTGTTGCGCCCGGTCTACAAAAAATCTGCTGCCTATGGACATTTCGGACGGAATGAATTTTCATGGGAACAATTAGATCTTGTCTCAACATTGAAAAAAGCAGCAAAATAA
- a CDS encoding sugar phosphate nucleotidyltransferase: MRAIIPVAGVGSRLRPHTYTVPKVLLNVAGKPIIGHIMDKIITEGFDSATIIVGYLGDLIKEYITENYKIKVDFVEQEERLGLGHAIYLSRHTISKDPILIILGDTVFDVDLGKMIKSDYSTIGVKEVQDPRRFGVAETTDGFITKLIEKPENPTSNLAIVGLYFIKHPDVLIECLKENIKRDVRTKNEYQLTDGLQAMIERGEKLTTFGIEGWYDCGKPETLLDTNRHLLNETKTNGIHEGVVIIPPVFIAPTAKVERSVIGPYATIADGASVIDAVVKNSIVSEHATVEKVLLDGSIIGSNAHITGGFKRINIGDSSELEYS; this comes from the coding sequence ATGCGCGCTATTATTCCTGTGGCCGGAGTTGGAAGTAGACTTCGTCCGCATACATACACAGTTCCAAAGGTGCTCCTGAATGTTGCCGGTAAACCGATTATCGGTCACATTATGGATAAGATTATCACCGAAGGGTTTGATTCTGCAACAATCATTGTTGGGTATCTGGGTGATCTTATTAAAGAATACATTACTGAAAATTATAAGATCAAAGTCGATTTTGTTGAACAGGAAGAACGGTTAGGTCTTGGACATGCAATTTATCTTTCTCGTCACACAATCTCCAAAGACCCTATTTTGATTATTCTTGGAGACACTGTTTTTGATGTCGATCTTGGAAAAATGATTAAGAGTGATTATTCGACCATTGGGGTGAAAGAAGTTCAGGATCCTCGACGGTTTGGTGTAGCAGAGACGACAGATGGATTCATTACTAAATTGATCGAGAAGCCAGAGAATCCTACGAGCAATTTGGCGATCGTAGGACTATATTTTATTAAACATCCAGATGTGTTAATCGAATGTCTAAAGGAAAATATCAAACGTGACGTTCGTACGAAGAATGAGTATCAGTTGACTGACGGTCTTCAAGCGATGATTGAGCGCGGCGAAAAACTGACAACGTTTGGTATTGAAGGATGGTACGATTGTGGGAAACCGGAGACATTGTTAGATACAAATCGTCACCTGTTGAATGAAACAAAGACGAATGGAATTCATGAAGGTGTTGTTATCATTCCTCCGGTCTTTATTGCCCCGACTGCAAAAGTTGAACGTTCAGTTATTGGTCCATACGCAACAATTGCCGACGGTGCAAGTGTCATAGATGCGGTTGTAAAAAATTCAATTGTGAGTGAACATGCAACGGTTGAGAAAGTGTTGTTGGATGGTTCTATCATTGGCAGTAATGCTCACATTACCGGCGGGTTCAAACGGATTAACATCGGTGATTCGTCGGAATTGGAATATTCTTAA
- a CDS encoding HNH endonuclease signature motif containing protein: MDINNRFSEPKKDHFSQTLKSLFSANTNAMLEQYDPYTINAVWEKASKEFGFYFFRRDHLGKIIAKHEFGKKNQYGWEIVQIVPRSNGGTNSIDNLLPLHWENVQMKGDR, from the coding sequence ATGGATATTAACAATAGATTCTCCGAACCGAAAAAAGATCACTTTTCTCAAACACTTAAAAGCCTTTTTTCAGCGAATACCAATGCAATGCTTGAACAATATGATCCCTACACAATAAATGCTGTTTGGGAAAAAGCGAGTAAAGAATTCGGATTTTATTTTTTCAGACGCGATCATTTAGGAAAAATTATTGCAAAACACGAATTTGGAAAAAAAAATCAATATGGCTGGGAAATTGTTCAAATCGTCCCGAGATCAAACGGTGGTACAAATTCGATTGATAATTTACTCCCCCTTCATTGGGAAAATGTACAAATGAAAGGAGACCGTTGA
- a CDS encoding CHAT domain-containing tetratricopeptide repeat protein yields MSKLLKNRLFLVFLVFQGSFSADIISDSLKGNIQTTLAERFFNESQFDSSEVYYKKASDTWQSTGQINYYVDARIGTAKSLVRLGTVKEASTLLADIEQIHIEKKCRQCSHMGTVYSMLAYCFFASEEFSVSIVYAEKSIEYNTYTVGVNHEQTASAYYMLGLGQKAKGDYKKSIEAFNTAYDIRYKLFGEKNNNLANTLTMIGTVYDDQNKFDNALTYYQHALKILETLQLQSTSDAATNHIYTMSSLFNRGDFVQAIEHGKRAIEIYQSLSLPEHANVASAYAKLGEMYTALGDFEKAKDHLLHSLDIFVRKYPQKLSAVGGAHILLGEVYNNIGMSELAISSSEKGILLFEQAFGQYHPQVGFRYEQLAGIYFNTKHYDDAIRYYRKAITARERVTDSLSRNDLSSLHASIGKVYISKGKCDSALSSLQMALKIEKHSQEKNILQSAILQQRFGELALHQKMFDKALNYYQKALFDLTVTSNSSDVHMLPSEADIEKSIYKREILNVITGKADIFEQLFERHSNLGDLISAFNHYTQSLNILDDVRKQYSSDASKFYLAELGASLYRKGCRTALQLYEKTKQQKYLEQAFVIADRSKGNVLLERLFDGNAKRVADIPDSILHVENELLNRIAYLETAISRLSESNEIKGVLVRVYENEHFELKQKHQALIELLEKKYPKYYALKYAKYSFSLGEVQHHLADDEMLVEYFIDEKKIYLFSVSKTSLSLKKVNGTEHIGRMVRQFSSSLKTIDAELYRATGSELYVSLVKPLNLDRLQTKKLIIVPDGFLHYIPFEALPMSKSATGSIDFTKLEYLISQYDISYSYSASFDLTQQKKDAGHIVTSPSFAGFAPVFKDSSKNSDVFANRTFAEESGISDVRSITLDGKKFNELKYSENEIVSISNTLKNHQATVKNFLHTSASEKNFKFFSPLYDIVHIATHGFINEKNPKLSAVIFSQPQTTSEDDDGILYLNETCNLNLKAQLVVLSSCESGIGQLIHGEGMIALSRGLLYAGAKNIIFSLWKVSDKQTYALMDELYKNIAEGKSYASSLRLAKLSMIRSQETSFPGKWSGFVLIGK; encoded by the coding sequence TTGTCGAAATTACTTAAAAATAGACTCTTTTTAGTTTTCCTGGTATTTCAGGGATCATTTTCCGCGGATATTATTTCGGACTCTCTGAAGGGAAATATCCAAACGACACTGGCCGAGAGATTTTTCAATGAATCTCAATTCGACAGTTCTGAGGTCTATTATAAAAAAGCGTCCGATACGTGGCAATCGACTGGACAAATTAATTACTATGTAGATGCACGGATTGGAACAGCGAAGAGTCTAGTGCGCCTTGGTACTGTAAAAGAAGCCAGCACATTGCTTGCAGATATTGAACAAATACACATCGAAAAAAAATGCAGACAATGTTCGCACATGGGAACAGTATATTCGATGTTAGCGTATTGTTTTTTTGCATCAGAGGAATTTTCGGTCTCAATTGTATATGCAGAAAAAAGTATTGAGTATAATACTTACACCGTTGGGGTGAATCACGAACAGACCGCCTCGGCGTATTATATGCTGGGTCTTGGGCAAAAAGCTAAGGGGGATTACAAGAAGTCAATCGAAGCATTCAATACTGCGTATGATATACGGTATAAATTATTCGGAGAGAAAAATAATAATCTTGCCAATACGCTCACAATGATCGGTACGGTATATGACGATCAAAACAAATTTGATAATGCTTTAACGTATTATCAACATGCATTGAAAATTCTCGAAACTCTTCAACTTCAATCCACATCCGATGCTGCGACAAATCATATTTATACAATGTCATCTTTATTTAACAGGGGTGACTTTGTGCAAGCTATTGAGCATGGAAAAAGGGCAATTGAAATATATCAATCGCTTTCTCTCCCTGAACATGCAAACGTAGCAAGCGCATATGCAAAACTTGGGGAGATGTATACTGCTCTCGGAGATTTTGAAAAAGCAAAAGATCACCTCCTTCATTCCCTAGATATTTTCGTTCGAAAATATCCTCAAAAACTATCCGCTGTTGGTGGAGCACATATCCTTCTTGGTGAAGTATATAACAACATTGGTATGTCGGAACTGGCAATATCGTCATCCGAAAAGGGAATACTACTATTTGAGCAGGCATTCGGACAATATCATCCTCAGGTTGGATTCAGGTATGAACAATTAGCTGGAATTTATTTCAATACAAAACATTATGATGATGCTATTCGGTACTACAGAAAAGCGATAACAGCGCGTGAACGTGTTACTGACTCGCTTTCTCGCAATGATTTATCCTCACTCCATGCATCCATCGGCAAAGTGTATATTTCTAAAGGGAAATGCGATTCTGCATTGTCGAGTTTGCAAATGGCATTAAAGATTGAAAAACATTCTCAGGAAAAAAATATCCTCCAAAGCGCAATTCTCCAGCAGCGCTTTGGTGAGCTTGCTCTGCATCAAAAAATGTTTGATAAAGCGTTAAACTATTATCAAAAAGCATTATTTGATTTAACAGTGACGAGTAACAGCAGCGATGTTCATATGCTCCCTTCCGAAGCGGACATTGAAAAAAGTATTTACAAAAGAGAAATATTGAATGTTATTACTGGTAAGGCTGATATTTTTGAACAATTATTCGAACGTCATTCCAATCTGGGTGATCTCATTTCGGCGTTTAATCATTACACTCAATCACTCAATATTTTAGATGATGTGCGGAAACAGTATTCTTCCGATGCTTCAAAGTTTTATCTTGCTGAATTGGGAGCTTCTCTTTATAGAAAAGGATGCAGAACTGCTCTACAATTGTATGAAAAAACAAAGCAACAAAAATATCTTGAACAGGCGTTCGTGATTGCCGATAGAAGCAAAGGAAATGTTTTGCTTGAACGATTGTTTGATGGTAATGCTAAACGGGTTGCTGATATACCTGATTCGATATTGCATGTTGAAAACGAACTATTAAATCGCATTGCGTATCTTGAAACTGCCATTTCCCGGCTATCGGAATCAAATGAAATAAAAGGCGTATTGGTGAGGGTATATGAAAACGAACATTTTGAATTGAAACAAAAACATCAGGCTCTCATTGAACTATTAGAAAAAAAATACCCAAAATACTACGCATTGAAGTATGCAAAGTATTCATTTTCACTCGGTGAAGTACAGCATCATCTTGCTGATGATGAAATGTTGGTTGAATATTTCATCGACGAGAAGAAAATTTATCTTTTTTCTGTCTCAAAAACGTCGCTGTCTCTAAAAAAGGTAAATGGAACTGAACACATTGGAAGAATGGTCCGTCAATTTTCTTCATCGTTGAAAACAATTGATGCAGAACTGTACAGAGCAACCGGAAGTGAATTGTATGTTTCGCTTGTGAAACCATTGAATTTGGACAGATTGCAAACTAAAAAATTGATCATAGTTCCCGACGGATTCTTACATTATATCCCATTTGAAGCATTGCCGATGAGTAAAAGTGCTACAGGATCTATCGATTTTACAAAATTGGAATATCTCATTTCTCAGTATGATATTTCATATTCATATTCTGCATCGTTTGATCTTACGCAGCAGAAAAAGGATGCAGGGCATATAGTTACTAGTCCAAGTTTTGCCGGATTTGCTCCGGTATTCAAAGATTCTTCCAAGAACAGTGATGTATTTGCAAATCGAACTTTTGCGGAAGAGAGCGGCATATCGGATGTTCGTTCTATCACCTTGGACGGTAAGAAATTTAATGAACTGAAATATTCTGAGAATGAAATTGTTTCAATCAGTAATACGCTCAAAAATCATCAGGCAACCGTTAAGAATTTCCTTCACACTTCTGCAAGTGAGAAGAATTTCAAATTCTTTTCACCCCTTTATGATATAGTCCACATAGCAACTCATGGCTTTATTAACGAGAAAAATCCGAAGCTCTCCGCCGTAATTTTCTCACAGCCCCAAACAACTTCGGAGGATGATGACGGCATCCTCTATTTGAATGAAACATGTAATCTAAATTTAAAAGCACAATTAGTTGTTCTGAGCAGCTGCGAAAGCGGTATCGGTCAATTAATTCATGGTGAAGGAATGATAGCTCTTTCTCGAGGTTTGTTGTATGCTGGAGCAAAGAATATTATCTTTTCACTCTGGAAGGTCTCCGATAAACAGACCTATGCATTGATGGATGAACTGTATAAAAATATTGCCGAGGGAAAATCGTATGCATCATCGCTCCGTTTGGCAAAACTGTCCATGATTCGATCTCAAGAAACATCATTTCCCGGCAAGTGGAGCGGATTTGTGCTCATCGGGAAATAA